TTTTTGGCTATTTCACATCAGCCATGAGAAAGAGGGCTGAAATCTGACACTCTTAAAATTTCTAAAACTCTTCCTGAAAAGAGAGCATACTGTGTTCAAATTTCTAACCAACTCCCATCATCTGGAGCTGCACAGAAAACAGAGGGGAATGTAGTGTGTACCCAGGGATTCTCCATCAGCCAGTTAGATTGACCTTGTCTTAGGGAACAGATAGTTGTcagcagggatcctagttttccctTATAAAATCCAAAGTTCTccgataaaaaaaaaaacataaaaatccatgtttttctgtgattaaaatgaaacactgaactttAGTCTCCCTAACCCCATACATAAGTTATCAGTTGAACACAACGTTTTATTGATATAGTTACAATTTTTAAGCAAGTTCAAAACCTACTAGAGCCAtcaatcattataataaaataaattaatagaaaTTGCTCTCCggcttcccagctctgaaggcagtgccacagACAGCAGCTTCTCACACCATCCCAGAATGCATTCCAGActctccaccccccttccccctccagtgGGCgtacccccagtttgagaacttctggaaTAAGTGTcactggtactttcagtaaaatttagtgAATAagtaatatgtttttattttttcacaaaatgtaaaaattaaagattctctgtaaaaatgcaaattatgCATTTTTCTGCAGCAAACGGATTTCTACAATCTCTGTTGTCAGTAACTAGCCATATCCCAGCTGCGCAGAATTTGGAAGTGCTTTGATACCATCTCCCCTCTCACAACACAATTTTATCACAATTATGTTTTATGCAGGGATCAATTTAATAGTTTTCATTGCCTTCACAGACTCCCAGAATCCAGGATTAGTATCAGAAGAATGAACAGTATTTTGGGGTAAATTTCCAGCCAGGTCTCTGTCCAGCTTccacttgtgcacatgcacaaTTACCCCACAatttgctcagcactttgcagatgGAAACACCTGTTAAAATGCTAATATTTGTATGTACCCTTGAAATAGTCTTGTACCTGTAGGTGCATGCAAGTGGTAGCATTGGGTCCAACTGGTTTTGCAGATGCCATGGTTACTAATTGAGGTCATAAACAAATGTAAGGCCTCACACGCATTTGTGCCTGCAAAGTGCAGGTGTAACCCACATGTGGGTGTATGTTACAGAGTCTCCTGTGCCTACCCCACAGAGGGTATGAGTCTGTTACAGACTCAGCTACCGAACTTTTGCTCAAGCTGCAGTAGCTCTGGAGGTCCCATGTTCAATCCCCACAGTGCCAAGCAAGATGACAGCTGTCACAAAGATACACGTTTGTGCCACTTGTCCATGTCACAATCAGCCCTTCATTTCCAAACAGACCCAAGAAGATAGCTGTGCCCCAGCTTCAGTTAACATTGCATtataaacagcagcaaaaaaagtATTCGTTCTTCTTTAACTAGCAATAGGAATTACAATGTCTTTACATTACACTGCAgtttccatgaaaatatattgcctccTGCTGTTTCCTTATCCGTAGGATGCACCGTTTTAGCCAAAACCCAGATTATCACAGGACATCAGAGACTGGTTAGGGAAAAAtcggcagcagttttaaaacatttttagtgTGCACTAAAATAGGCCactcagaaaatgctgatttgacacCACCTATGACACAGTCACGTAAAATGAAGCAGCTGGTGGTTTGGTTGCTggaaaaggattttatttttttttaggttCCTTACGTGATCAAGATGCTTCCACTCATCAGCCCACTCTCTCTCCGTTAAGCGATGGTCCACAAGCTCATCCTGATAGCCGCCATTTAAACCTGTTATAAATTACACCCAAAATTAGGACCAGACAGCATGATTTCTTCCATTAGACTTTACCCCACTTTCAAATCGTGATCTGGTAGCTCCAGCCAGCGGATAACAAATAAGGCTCGTTAAAGTGAAAAAATGTACGTTTCAATAGTGAAGAGCAGTGGcgtggaaaagagaaaaatcttcatttgaacaagtattttttccctttaatgcCAAATGCACGTACTTCCTATGAAACTGGTCTCTGGGAACATGGCTACCCTGCAGATAGTCACCTGAGTCCAAGCCCACCAGACCTTCTGGGGGTAAGCTttggtggctagcccaagctacAGTGTAAACACTGCTACTTCAGTGCGCCAGCTTGCGCAGAGCTAAGACAAGTCTGTCTACGCGTGCTGGGAGGCACACTCCCCAATGCAATGCAGGACATATCCTGTACTGTCTACAGCAAGAGGGACCTCTCAGATGATAGCAGATAGCTCCACTTATACTGTATTCTAAAGAGCTCCTGCAACTGGTTCTTTAGATAcagctgccctgccctgtcccccccccacaGGTTCATCTGCCTACAGAAAGCAATTTCCGGCAATGTGCATTTTATTGGCGGATCTCCTCAGTGTGCTGCCCAGCTGTGTACTGGACCATTCCATAGGAGCCCTAGTATGACAGATCAGGCAAGATCACATATGGGACAGAGAAGGGGCCAGGGCTTTCTTACCGAGATTGCTATGTCTGTCGCGCATATCCCTCTGTTCCAAGAGCTTGTTGGGGTCTCTGTACAGGTGGGAAGTTGCGATGTCTTCCAAGGTGTAGtgctggagtggaggtggggttggatggAACTGCCCAGCAGGATTCATGAGGGGtagagccagggcagggctgtgtcGCGGAGCTGGACTAATGGTGCACACTCTCTTGGCAGGTGGCTCCGATGGGAGCGGGTCTCTCTCAAAActattttcttctcttctgcaaacatGCCAAAAGAGGTGGATTTCTGTCAGCACTAAGAACATATTCAGAAAGGGAAAGAGATGAACCCAGCTgtccagagagagaaacagatttcAAACCAGGACTCTGAGCAGCAGAACTTAGCAGGAACAAGCTGGGAAGCCAAAACAAATGTATTACACttgaaaaaacccaaaacacaacTACAGGACACACTGccacgtgggggtgggggaggaggagggggaagagaaaagaagcTGTTAATGTAGATTATTTCCAGTTGCTCTTCTCTAAACTCCAGGCACATTCTATGTAATTATACACAAAACTGTATCCAAAATACAATTAGCAAAGCTTAAAATAGACTTCTGAAACACACCCCTCCCTGACTCCCAGTATCTCCTCCAGAACAGCCTCCCGTTCCCTACGCACTCCACTCCTCCAGGGAAAGCCTCAGGGAACAGCCACCTCTTGCATTTTAGGCCAGACTGAAGACGTCATGCTAGCTTCTAGCCAGCGAGGCACTCTCAGGCAGACTCTGCTTGAAAGCGTATCAGTGCCTGAAGAAAACCCTGTGAAGCCCGGCGCAGTGTCCTCACAAGCACACCATTCTCTTGGAGCATTTTTATGGAGCCACGTTGGACACAGCACTGAGAGCGAATTAGAGGGGTCATTAACTGCGAGTGAGAGTTTGAACAGGCCACTTGGCTTAACACAAGGCAAGAACAACATCTTCCAACAGTATTAGGTTTCACTTTGACTTCACTGCTCCAGGAACAGGGCCACTACTTAAAAACTGAATTGAACATGCAGTTCCCTTTACCTGTCTGGACTATGTCTCTTCCCATTTCCATTCACctccatcagcagctcagaggaGTCGGCTGGGGATGTGGTGTTTGTGTTCAGCAGGATGTGCTCATGCTGGGCCAGGTACTGGGAAGGAGTTTGCTTGGCAGCCCGGGCAcagtgcagcagctccctctgcagcaagggaaggtTGGCCTGGAAAACAGGTTGCACTGCATTGCAGTTTTGGTTTGTAAAGTCTGACAGCAGCGTTGATTCCGTCTGTCTACTTGACTCCAATTATCTGTCAAAATGGCATGACTAGCGTCCACAGTTTAAAATTAACGGGGCCTGTGCTACAGCCTTGCTGTGCACTAAAAAGGCACTTTATGATGTTTGTATAGGTGACACGTGCTTATGTGAAAAAACTGTTCTTTTGAGAACTAGAGAGGCCCTGAAACCAGTTGCGTTAGGAAACAAAATGTTACACAATAACCTTCCTTGTGATTCCAGCATCTTGTCTATTTCAGGGCCTTGAAAATCTGAAAGCAAGACCTGATTAGATCACTGctgaattttgttctgttttatttttctgacaCACAAATAGACATGATAGGCCATTATAGACCTTAATACGCTGTTAGGGCTATCCCAGATTGCTGTATAAACAAACATTTAGAACATATGCTTTATGATTTTAGTGCATCTCTAATGAAAAGATGACAGCATTCAACATTACATATCAATTACTTATTTGTTTTGGTGGAGTGCATAATTTCTCTGAAACCTCAGAAACTCCCTTCCCTAAGTACTTGTATTTCCTCTGTTCAATACATGCCCAGCTGGTCCGCTGAAATTAGTTATGGAGTAAACAAGAAATAAATTATGATACTTGGAGTTAAAAAGAATGTGTGGAAAAATGAGATTATGCTAAGAAATGTGTCGGGAAGTTCAGTCATCACCTTCAGATGCAATCAGCCCAGAGGAAATGGACAATACAGGATCTTTAATGATGTCCATGACAAAGTCACACTTTCCCTCTGAGCTGGTCATATTAGGTCAACATGACTGTATATTGTGGACCGTCTTCCTGCGACGTTAAGTGTAATTGCTCTGATGAGCTTCCGGTTTACTGGTTCCCAGCAATTGCAGTGCTGCCAAACAACACAGGCTGCTGGGTTCAACATGTGACATTAGCGAGACCCTGCAGTTTCACCATCACCTTCAGAAATGGAATCACAAAGGGACGAAGAGGGAAGTTGGTGGCCTCTTGGAGCTTGCAGTGAAATTCCTCAATTGTCACTGTAGAGTTctgtaaaaagaaacaaaatgaaactccATCTTCTGCATAGTTTAGTCCTTAAAATAAATTCTGTGTGAAGAAGGAAACCAATGAAACTTGAAGTTAGCCTTTTTATTTGCCATGTGGGATCAATAACGTTTGCACCAGATTTTAGTCAGCAGCACCTTATCCCCTAACTGGCCTACCAGTCCACTGCCGCAGAGGATGACTGAAAGATTTTCCAAATCCATAAAACATACTCCACAACCTAAAATACAATAGAAAGTGCTTGAGTTCTGTGGAAGCACCATAGTGATTTCGAACGTGGCTTTTAAAAATTGGTAAGAAACACTAATTGGGGACCATCACTTCTACTCTGTAGGTAAAAAtgcctgtgtcaaggttcctttcccactctgaactctagggtacagatgtggggacctgcatgaaaacccccctaagcttatttttaccagcttaggttaaaacttccccaaggttcaaactattttaccttttgcccttggactttattgctgccaccaccaagtgtctaataaatatataacaaggaaagagcccacttggaaacgtctttcccccaaaaaatcctcccaaaccctacaccccctttcctggggaaggcttgataaaaatcctcaccaatttgcataggtgaacacagacccaaacctttggatcttaagaacaatgaaaaagcaatcaggttcttaaaagaagaattttaattgaagaaaaaggaaaagaatcacctctgtaaaatccggatggcaaataccttacagggtaatcagattcaaaacatagagaatccctctaggcaaaacttaagttacaaaaagacacaaaaccaggaatatccattccattcagcacagcttattttctcagccatttaaacaaaacagaatctaacgcatatctaactagatttcttattagccctttacaggagttctaacctgcattcctgctctggtccgggcaaaaacaaaaaacagacagagagaaccctttgccgccgcccccgccccccccagctttgaaagtatcttgtcttctcattggtcattttggtcaggtgccagcgaggttatctttagcttcttaaccctttacaggtgagagggtttttcctctggccaggagggatttaaaggtggttacccttccctgtCTATTTATGACAGCCTGCATGCACTATAACCATTTCTAACACTTGCACAAATACAAACCCTAATGCACACACAGGTGTGTATCGACCAAGCCATGGGGTTTGCACCAGCACTGTATTCGAACACTTACCCAGGTGTCAAGACCATTGAAAGAGTCTGCACAGGTGTTGACAAATTTGTATAGTGCATGCAAGTACGTGCACACATGTGAACAAGAAGGACACTGAAAGTTCAGCCATCATTTGCTAAGGCTAATTTTCAACACTTACGAGAGTTTAGCACTATTTTCCTTTGCTCTCCTAGTGTATCTGGATTAAATTATGCGGGGCAGCCCAAACCTGGCATTAAGAGCAAACAGCCATTAATACATATCATGTGTTCTGCTACGTATCCCATCAGAAGCATTTTGCGTGACATGAGTCTCTCCGCTCACTGGAGGCTTAGAATTTACCTTTTTCTAAAATAGTGACTGAATCAGTGAATTTACAGCAGCTATCCCTGTACAGTGGTAGCCAGAGGACCCCAAGATTTGCCAGAGATCTCTCTCCATATCTTTAGGAGCTTATGCATTCAACCAGTCAGCCACATACTGAACGGTTACAGAAAATATCATGGTGGCCTGTATAGATCAGACCTAGCACTTACATCACCACTTTTTCAGAGCACTGCACCAAACATCAGTCCACTCTCACCACAGCCCCGCGAAGCAAGGAAACATTATCGGTTTTCCCCAAGGCCAtacaacaagtcagtggcagagcctgaaCTTGTGAGTTCctgattctctctcccctctgcacATTCCTTTAGACCACATTGCCTCATGCAGCAAGGAAATATTAAGTTTGACCACACTGAAGCCATGACAGTATTTAACAAATGGTGTGTCAAACTGGCATTTCCTTCGTTTGGAAGCAGATTAGAGTAAAATCCATCAGCAGCCAGAGTCAGGAAAATTAGGAATTCTTCATGTTCCAGAGGGTTACAACAAGACATGAGCAGGAGACGGTTTATCTAGCAAAAAAATAACATGCACTTCTCAGTTGCAAGGAAGCTCTATCTGcaagagaaggctgaggagagcATGTTCAGGACCCTTTAGCAGAAGATTTATATCATAGGAAATTactgttttgaaaaaaatcagacctgctactctcctttcagttaggaaaaaaaacagaacaggcCTGTGATTTGTAAGGTAGGATTTTTAGCCCAAGCCCCTCTGGATTTCATGGAGCTTAGTGGCATCCAGCTAGTAGCTGAAGATAAATACAGATGAGAGTCCAACAGCTTATTGAAGCCAAATGAAGAtgatgaaaaacagaaaagttaTGAGACAGGGTAAACATTATACAAAGTTTAGACTTGCTTGGTAAATAGCTTTCCCATAAGCCACAAATGCATAGTATTGTGCAATATATACACATGTCGGCTGCCAGGTTCCCATCATTAGCAGAGCTCTGGCCCACCAGAAAAGCCCCAAAGGCCATTTGAGAGGCTTTAGTCTTGAGCAGCTTCCAGGACTCCATTTGTTAGTGCTTACCACTAGTGCTAGGACAAGGGTCCGGACCTTCTCCCCAATCTCTGGTGAAATGTCATTGCCAAACTGCTGAAGGGTGGTAAGAAAACGCTTGAGTTTGCTGAGCTGCCGGGCCCCACAGGTTGCTGGGAGTTGCTGATTGGTCAGTGAGGATGAAGATGACGAGGCAGGACCATTGCTGAATCTCTGGGGTGGAGAGGGTGCCCCATTCAGCGTCGGGGGAGAATGGTTAATCCCATTGGGCACTGAAATGCAGAACCAAACCAAAACGTAAGCATAAGTGACCGCTGCTGCAACATACTGTAGAAATACCCAAAAGGGGCATACAACAATTCCATTCTGGTTCGAGAGACTCAGAAAAgaaaactgactagaaacagagcagagcaccccAGAATTGTGGGTTAAAGCAAAAATACCATGTTAAAATGGCCACAATGAGTTTCTTTCCTCAACCCCTGTACCTGTTTCTCTAAGTGCTGATGAAAACACAGGACATTTCCTGCTGATGTACTCAAACACAAGGATGCAGGCACAGCTCTGTTGAATGGCATTTATACCCATTACTTTTCAGCACTCTAACCTTTCCATTTCTGGCTCTATTCTGATACGGAAGTTTAACTATTCAGCCGCTTGTAGACCAGCTGTAAAAGTTTGCAGGCCAGATCAGCTGTCCatggtttcttttttaaacctacctgtcagctgttttttaaaatgtttttctcatcTGAATCCTATTGAAATTTAGAGCATGGACTTTAATAGACTCCAAAGACCTATCTTAACTTCCAAAGACATGAAATCATTACTAACAATTAGGGTTAAAAACAAATGCTTTCTAAATAAATACCTATGGTTGTGATAGCTCTCGGGGAGCTGAGCTTCATAAAGTTTAACAGTGTAAGGCAGAATAGTGTCTCACATAAAGATCAAGGGCTTAGATATGCTTTAACTCACCCAGAAATTAGGGGCTGCACGCAAGAATTTCTGggtgacattctctggcctgCATTAAATGATtgcaatggtcctttctggccttaaaaattgacaaattcaagaaaaaagaaaaggagtacttgtggcaccttagagactaaccaatttatttgagcataagctttcgtgagctacagctcacttcatcggatgcaggatccgatgaagtgagctgtagctcacaaaagcttatgctcaaataaattggttagtctctaaggtgccacaagtactccttttctttttgcgaatacagactaacacggctgttactctgaaacctgacaaattCAAGGTAAATCAATTTTGTTCACTTAGTCTTGAGTCCTGCCAAGCATCTGACAGCACAGATGTTTGCACCCACATGCAGTACTGCGGACATCAAGAGGCCTTTGCTGAGGTGTAAAGGTCCATCCAGGCGGATCccgctgcaggatcagggccatgccTCTCCCCAGGAAATTTACATCAGCCTCAGTTTTGCAAGTGTCTGGTGTTTTTGATCTGATCATGTTGGTGAGCTTGTTAGTCTATTTCAACATGCTTTCTGACTAAATTAGACAAAGCTGCTGATGTTTAGGGGcttcaggagggatttgaaaaatTGTTCAGATCCCGATACAGCTCTTGTGCAATCTGAGGTCCTGTCTGGGAAACGTTTAAAGCAGGCATATGATTCAGGCCCTAATGCGATCCAAACCATGAACTGCAGAGTGGAAAAGTACATCATATTCAACATATATTTTAAGTCAATCCACTGTTTCAAAATTATAGCCCCAATACTGGACTCCTTGTACCCCAACACCCACTATAGTCACTGGGAGTTTCGGCTGAGGAAGtaatacaggatcaggccccaaagagtacaaaaatattacaAGTCCTCTTTTAAGGGGCACTGTTTGGAGCAGCACTGCAGAAAGAATGCCCAGGACTATGCTGTCTTTCTGGGATGCTGATGCATGCACATGTACACATGcataaagagagagaaacagagagttGACATGGCTGTTCAAGAAAAACAGATATGACCACTTCATCTTCATTTAAAGAACAGGGAAATCCAGCAATATTTACCAAATTGGACCATGAGAAACAGCATGGAAAAATTATTTATAAACTTAGTATTGTGAAAATTATGGTAGTTTAAAAAGAATTATATAAAATTACTGTGTTCTCTTAAAATGAGAGCCTTTCAACTTCAAAAGACTACCCTAGTGAGACCTTTTCAAATGACGGGAAGGGAAGGATTAGGGCAGTTAAACCGCTCAAGGGCTGCTCAGAGATCTGAGGTTATAAAAGCTCCACACACCTGTCGTGGCAGTGGAGAAGCGGGGAGACAACCAAAGAAGAATAACCAGAGTCAGTTACAGATTCACAGGAAAGATaagggcagaaaaaaaaatatcaaagctTGCTCATGTTAATGAAAGGGGTGAAAGGGCTGCTACAGAGGGAAAGTACTGCTAGATGGAAGGTAGGTCCATTAATAAAGGAAGAAGGAATGAAATTAATGTCAACATGCTGAGCTCTtgttttaaaggtgacctgcaaagaaaaataaagatgagcTTTTGAGTTGTGTGTGTCATCATTACAGGTAAGGAAGAtctgaatgttttttaaaaaatgtatttttctatttaaaaaataaaaagtaaaggaATCTATGGAACATTTAAATACTTTCAAAGAAGCCAAACTAGATGACAGGCATTACATGATATTAGCATGCATGATGAATCCAAGAGAAGTATTTGGGACAGTACTAGAAGACTGGATAAAAGCAAATGTCTTAATGAATTtcaaggaggaggatgctggCAATTATTTCCCCATAATTAACATCTattcatagtaaaaaaaaaaaaaaaaaatgcaataactaaccattaaaaaaaacaacgaTAAGTAAGAAGCAAGGGACGTAGCATGGCCTACTGGCTAGGACACTGGAATGGGAGATCCATGTTCTATTCCTAGCCTTGTTATTGATCTGCTGGGTGAAGTCAGACAAGTCTTTCCCGCAGGATCTTTTGTCTGCCTGTTCGGTTTAGATGAtcagttctttgggggcagattATTATAGCGTATGTACAGAGTCGAGCACAAAGAGGCCGTGACATTGGCTGGGGCCTTTAAGcactactggaatataaataatgaGACTAATCCTCACCAGACCTACTTCATTGCAATTACAGTAAAAGCTAAGTTAGCGAATGACTAGACCCCAGTAGGATTTTAGTAAAACATCTGAGACTGTGTGATTCATAACCTTActtgaaaaattaattcaaaatggTTTAGATAAGACTGAATAACCATAAACTAGGATGCCATAAAAAAACCAATGTATCAAAGATGAGGGCAAGCGAAAGTCTGATGTGGTAGCCCAGTGAGAAGTATTCTGGAATATCTAATTAAGCATTCTGGCAGAGAGGTTAAGCGGTAAGTGAAATTCATAGATGACACTAAATTGTGCGGGGTTGCAAACATCAGTGAGGGAGTAAAATAATACACAGGTAGCTAGAGAGATGAGAAGTGTGGGCAGAAAACAGTGAGGAGAATCAACCTTCTAAAAAAAATGCACCTCGTGCACCTGGGGAAAGATAACCCTTAACTCAGCTGTTACATGGAAGGAAGAAAAGTGGAAAGCTGTAATGCTGAGAAAGGCTTTGGGAAGATAGCGACTGGTAAATTGGATACGAGTTTGCAATGTCATAATGGGAGCAAAAAAGTCCAAGTTCCTTTGGACTGCATAAGTGAGGcatgagggagcagagagggaaatACCCCTCTGTACTGTACTGGTGTTATTGCAGGTAGAAGAGTGTTATTTCTAGGCATCACACTACCAGAAAGAAAAACTAGAGGGAGTAGCTGGAACAGCAACCAAACAGAGCAGGGGTATGGAGGACTGAATTATGTCGAGGAGGGGCAATGAAACTCAACCCTTATTGGAAGGGTATAAATAATTGAAATGGAGAGAGATAATTTGGGGTGAATAAGGAGGAGCCATGAGACCTTCCTGGCAGTGAGATACATCAACCCGTGGACTaatctcccaagggaagcagtgtgAGCGCCAGCCCTGGTCTTCTTTAAAACTAATCTGGAAAAAGCACTTCTATATTTGAGTCAGTGTATCATAGTGAACAATTCTGCAGCAGTAGGGAGAGGCACTGGATAAACTACCTGGTAGGAGAGCTTCAATCCCCCTTCCTAGTTCTTCGGTGCACAACTCACTCTCTAGTCCAGGTATCAGCACACAAAAACAGCTGCAATATCggcagcaatttttaaaaactgaatgtttCCCCCACGTCGAGATTAAGAGTCTTGTTGAAAATTCAAGGGGAAAAGCAGTTTCCTAACATCAGATCAGACCCAGGTACAGACAAGCCTTACATGCTGTAGGAGTGAACGACACTGGCCGGGGTCCGCCTGGGTTCACAGGTGGCAGTGGTGGCATGCTTGGAGGAGAAGATCTTGACTGTATCTTCACTTCCACAGGCGATCCAGGCATCACTGGCACCCTCTTCTCACTAGCAACTGGtaagagaagaaaaagagagtTTAAAGCTCACTGAAGGTCAAAACCACACACACCTCAGCCCCACATCAGATCATTCCTCTGAACTCACAacgctgcagggcagaaggagagaaagcaaggtGCTCATATGCTGCAGTGATGAGGGCGGTGTgagaacctgaatagaacaggTTAAAACCTCTGCAGGCAGGATACTGATATGGCGCACACTACAGTCTGGACTGATCACGCGtgcacacattcacacacactgttccaagttttttgtttggttgtttgttAAATCTTTCCAAAAGTAACCAGCCTGCCTGGCAACGCCGGCCTACTCCTGCCAGCACACTGTAGATACATGGGTGGGATTTTGAGAAGTGACTCacgagcacaagtcccattgaaagtctgtACGATTTATGCTGCTACGTcccttagacacttttgaaaatcacacccaTAGAATACAAGAGCCCAATGAGTTTGAAAGAAGGCAGGTGAAAATGAAAGACTTTCACATCTCCATCCCTCATTAAACCCTGAGGTCAGGCACATAGCTCTAGGGAACCACCATCACACAACGCAAGGCAGAGTTACATTCTTCACAAGGCGCCTGTGATGCCAACAGGTGGCTGGTGGAAAAAACAAACTCTGGCTTTGACAGGTAAGAAAAGGAGACATTTGTAAAGCTCTTTTGTTTCAGGGTTTGATATTCAGTGCCCCAGCAGGTGTGGGTTTGCAGGTGTCAAATGAACACCTCCCCTCTGTGAATAGCATGGGCTGTGCACCCTTGTAGAAATACAGCGCTACCCGAGCACACAGAAAAGGAAGGATGTGTGAACATTCAGATAAGTACATCTGAATAGATGAGTACTT
This sequence is a window from Eretmochelys imbricata isolate rEreImb1 chromosome 13, rEreImb1.hap1, whole genome shotgun sequence. Protein-coding genes within it:
- the CBFA2T2 gene encoding protein CBFA2T2 isoform X3, which produces MVGIPGAFQFASEKRVPVMPGSPVEVKIQSRSSPPSMPPLPPVNPGGPRPVSFTPTALPNGINHSPPTLNGAPSPPQRFSNGPASSSSSSLTNQQLPATCGARQLSKLKRFLTTLQQFGNDISPEIGEKVRTLVLALVNSTVTIEEFHCKLQEATNFPLRPFVIPFLKANLPLLQRELLHCARAAKQTPSQYLAQHEHILLNTNTTSPADSSELLMEVNGNGKRHSPDRREENSFERDPLPSEPPAKRVCTISPAPRHSPALALPLMNPAGQFHPTPPPLQHYTLEDIATSHLYRDPNKLLEQRDMRDRHSNLGLNGGYQDELVDHRLTEREWADEWKHLDHALNCIMEMVEKTRRSMAVLRRCQEADREELNYWKRRCSESTETRKGGSEFISRQHSPGSSDSINSDSQRDFSSRSGTGYVTEEIWKKAEEAVNEVKRQAMSEVQKAVAEAEQKAFEMIASERARMEQTIADAKRQATEDAFLVINEQEESTESCWNCGRKASETCSGCNIARYCGSFCQHKDWERHHRICGQGLHSQAKPLSLPAGRLAATASKPADGVPSPALEKTSATTSRSSTPASVTTIDTNGL
- the CBFA2T2 gene encoding protein CBFA2T2 isoform X5, which translates into the protein MPGSPVEVKIQSRSSPPSMPPLPPVNPGGPRPVSFTPTALPNGINHSPPTLNGAPSPPQRFSNGPASSSSSSLTNQQLPATCGARQLSKLKRFLTTLQQFGNDISPEIGEKVRTLVLALVNSTVTIEEFHCKLQEATNFPLRPFVIPFLKANLPLLQRELLHCARAAKQTPSQYLAQHEHILLNTNTTSPADSSELLMEVNGNGKRHSPDRREENSFERDPLPSEPPAKRVCTISPAPRHSPALALPLMNPAGQFHPTPPPLQHYTLEDIATSHLYRDPNKLLEQRDMRDRHSNLGLNGGYQDELVDHRLTEREWADEWKHLDHALNCIMEMVEKTRRSMAVLRRCQEADREELNYWKRRCSESTETRKGGSEFISRQHSPGSSDSINSDSQRDFSSRSGTGYVTEEIWKKAEEAVNEVKRQAMSEVQKAVAEAEQKAFEMIASERARMEQTIADAKRQATEDAFLVINEQEESTESCWNCGRKASETCSGCNIARYCGSFCQHKDWERHHRICGQGLHSQAKPLSLPAGRLAATASKPADGVPSPALEKTSATTSRSSTPASVTTIDTNGL
- the CBFA2T2 gene encoding protein CBFA2T2 isoform X1, with translation MVGIPGAFQYSSLDSFEICRLIHGLKNCTMKMSLSLQVASEKRVPVMPGSPVEVKIQSRSSPPSMPPLPPVNPGGPRPVSFTPTALPNGINHSPPTLNGAPSPPQRFSNGPASSSSSSLTNQQLPATCGARQLSKLKRFLTTLQQFGNDISPEIGEKVRTLVLALVNSTVTIEEFHCKLQEATNFPLRPFVIPFLKANLPLLQRELLHCARAAKQTPSQYLAQHEHILLNTNTTSPADSSELLMEVNGNGKRHSPDRREENSFERDPLPSEPPAKRVCTISPAPRHSPALALPLMNPAGQFHPTPPPLQHYTLEDIATSHLYRDPNKLLEQRDMRDRHSNLGLNGGYQDELVDHRLTEREWADEWKHLDHALNCIMEMVEKTRRSMAVLRRCQEADREELNYWKRRCSESTETRKGGSEFISRQHSPGSSDSINSDSQRDFSSRSGTGYVTEEIWKKAEEAVNEVKRQAMSEVQKAVAEAEQKAFEMIASERARMEQTIADAKRQATEDAFLVINEQEESTESCWNCGRKASETCSGCNIARYCGSFCQHKDWERHHRICGQGLHSQAKPLSLPAGRLAATASKPADGVPSPALEKTSATTSRSSTPASVTTIDTNGL
- the CBFA2T2 gene encoding protein CBFA2T2 isoform X2, with amino-acid sequence MVGIPGAFQYSSLDSFEICRLIHGLKNCTMKMSLSLQVASEKRVPVMPGSPVEVKIQSRSSPPSMPPLPPVNPGGPRPVSFTPTALPNGINHSPPTLNGAPSPPQRFSNGPASSSSSSLTNQQLPATCGARQLSKLKRFLTTLQQFGNDISPEIGEKVRTLVLALVNSTVTIEEFHCKLQEATNFPLRPFVIPFLKANLPLLQRELLHCARAAKQTPSQYLAQHEHILLNTNTTSPADSSELLMEVNGNGKRHSPDRREENSFERDPLPSEPPAKRVCTISPAPRHSPALALPLMNPAGQFHPTPPPLQHYTLEDIATSHLYRDPNKLLEQRDMRDRHSNLGLNGGYQDELVDHRLTEREWADEWKHLDHALNCIMEMVEKTRRSMAVLRRCQEADREELNYWKRRCSESTETRKGGSEFISRQHSPGSSDSINSDSQRDFSSRSGTGYVTEEIWKKAEAVNEVKRQAMSEVQKAVAEAEQKAFEMIASERARMEQTIADAKRQATEDAFLVINEQEESTESCWNCGRKASETCSGCNIARYCGSFCQHKDWERHHRICGQGLHSQAKPLSLPAGRLAATASKPADGVPSPALEKTSATTSRSSTPASVTTIDTNGL